AATTTTAGAATCATAAATTTGCAGATTAATTAAAgccaaaaaaaataaaggaaaaagaCAGTCAGAATTCTGGTTTCTAGAAAGTTGATTTGCCATACGGATATAATGAAATGGGATGTtgtgattttttaagttttattattatgactaaaaaaatagttttaaatTCGTGCTACACAGGATTGAAAGTTTCATCAAAATTTCGATGTTAACGATGTTGTGGGGAGAAATGAGAAAACATTTTTCCTACTAACTGTAGATGATGGTACTCTTTGTTTTGTGGTAATAACTTGTAAATAAATAATTCTTGATGGAAATTGATATTTTTGCTGAATTTTTACTTCTTGTTTGAGGCCCTGTGTGTTAAGGGAATctgattttttttgttgttgaattTTTACTTCTTGTTTAATGCCCCTGTGTGTTCCTTTGGGGAATCTGATTTTTTGTTGAATGTTTACTTATTGTTTAATGCCCTGTTTGTTAGTTAAGAGaaatttttattttcttccactCAATCTGATATTCATAAGGCTGACAACATTGTGAATTGTTGAAATGAACTTGTTGAAAGTGAATCTATGAGATTTTGTATTTTCTACTAACCGTTAACCGTTATTGTTAGTTGTTATGGAGCCTGTTTCGTTTAACGAAATAGGCTGGTAATTTAATTCAGCTTTGCAATGAACCAATAATTGGTTTAGCAAGTTGTTTTCTTGATATTTAATGTTTGTTCATTTAGTTCCATAGAGTTAGATTGGAGTTTGGAAGTAGTTTCTCGTCGATCTTTTTCCTTATTCGTTATAGCTTTTAGAAAATCATGTTACATTCCTATGCACATTACATCATAAGGGTTTCCTCAATGTTTTCTGTCGCTTCCATGAGATTCGGATATTAGATCTTTAGCATTTATTATGTCATCATTTGTATCTTTTCGAAATCCAAATCTTCACTTGACATTAGTGATTTTATAACGTCCGTTTTCTAAAGCAATGAGTTAAAACAAATGTGTTGTCAAGAATTTACTTCCACATGATATGGAGTCAGGAAGACGTCATCGAAAGCTCCTTTTGTAAAGGAAATGATCATGTGGAAAGAAGCGTCATTGCCAATGCATGTCATTGTAGAATTTACTTGCAAAAGCTGCAGTTGCAGATGTCAAATTTGATTTCCTGGAAATCTCATAAATACATTACCATTATAATTTACTACAATATTGAAATTTGTTTTAATTTTCTTGTTTTTAATATCTTATGAAATTTTCTTGTATTGGAACTGCTAACAATTAAGATGATATAAGGAGAATGAGATATCTACATATTCGAATGTCATATGTTACTTCTATGCCTTTATTTTCGTCCTGTCTTGAATACTCATTGTTCAATGGGATGCATGGAGACAGTTTTTAGGCTCAATACTCATGCTTTAGTGTAATATTGTGTTCTTGAGGCATCAGCTCTAAATTCTTCTATtaattttgggatgattttgccAAGTATGGGGTGTCAACAAAGCATAGATGTTCTTGCTGATGTATTGTTTGCTTAAGAGTACAAGTCTTGCCTTCTTAAAATTATAGTGGCTCTTTGGTTAGAAAGAAACAATAGGATCTTCCAGGACACAGAATTGGATGGGTTTCAACTTTGGGAGAATAGTAAGTTTTGGATGGCTGTTTGGATCTTTAGAACAAAGGATTTCATTGCGTTTTCTTTTTCTAATTTACTTAGATCTTGGAACCTTTGGGTTTCATGTAAGATGATCCTTTATAATCTTCCTTGTAGCATATGATAAATCTACTATCTTATCATCTGTTGTAAATCTTTCGGATTTTTTCTCTCTATCTAATAGAATATcagttttgcaaaaaaaaaatgtatatacattATAGGGGCTCATATATGATTTTATCAAATTGACAATTTCTTCCAGCCAAAAAACCTAACTTGATTTTTGTATTTGCAGAGGATCCCGGATAATTTTGTCAAGAAATTCAGGGATGAGCTTTCAACTGTTGCTACAATCACTGTTCCTGATGGTCATATATGGCGTGTAGGATTGAAGAAAGCTGATAACAGAATATGGTTTCATGATGGTTGGCAGGATTTTGTTGATCGTTATGGCATCCGTCTTGGTTACCTCTTAATATTTAGATATGAAGGGAATACAACTTTCAatgtttttatatttaatttgacaaCATCCGAGATCAATTATCAAGGAAATTCTATGCATAGCTCTCAAGCCATTTACAACAATAGATATCAAATCTTTGAAGAAATGGAAGATGATTCTGATGAAATAGTGGGTTTTTCATCTGGGCGTATGGCAACTGGTCCTTTGAAAGCTAAGCTTCTTGGTGAACGTGCAGAGCAAATGACACAAGGCAAGGTTTTCAATCCCCCATCTCTACAGAATTTGTTCAATGGCTCTAAACTTAACTGCATAAATTGGGGCAATGAAGGGAATTTGGATCCAGCAAAGGGTGCTGGCAATTTCCAAGCACAAAATCAATTGACTCATGGTGTAGGTGTTCAGTTCAATGTTATGGAGTCTAAAAAGTCCGGGGGGGAAGTCAAAATGAACAATTCTGAAGAAGAATTGCGAAGGTCTAAAAAAGCTGGGAGGAAAAAGCGAAAAATTGATTCTAGTAAGTGCTTTTAACTTTTATTAATTCATATTGTGCTGTTTTCATAACAAGTTTTATTGTATTAATTGTATGAAAGTGCAGATGGGCAGGAGTCTCCCATCAAACATGATGAGACTGATATGCGCTTTAGATTTTATGAAAGTGCTTCTGCAAGAAAGAGAACTGTGACTGCTGAAGAAAGAGAAAGGGCTATTAGTTCAGCCAAAACATTTGAGCCCACAAACCCTTTCTGCAGGGTTGTATTGCGACCTTCGTATCTGTACAGGGGATGTATAATGGTGAGTTGTTCAATGATACGTTGTGCATAGCTTATTATTAATGTTATGTTGTTACATCCTTGGTTTAAGTGGTACCCTTTCTGGCTGTGCAGTACTTACCATCCTGCTTTGCGGAAAAGAACTTAAATGGAGTTTCCGGATTCATCAAACTTCAGACGTCTGATGGTAGACAATGGCCTGTTCGGTGCCTTTATAGAGGAGGTAGAGCTAAACTAAGCCAGGGTTGGTATGAATTTTCGTTGGAGAATAATTTTGGGGAAGGTGATGTTTGTGTCTTTGAGATGCTCAAGATGAAGGAAGTTGTGCTTAAGGTTACAGTTTTTCGTGTGCTTGAAGATGCAGGACTCTTGAACCATCCATCTCACCACACTGTCAGCAGTAGCAAACTAATTAGAAATTGATGGCTGGTATATAATCATATGATAAACTGTATCAAATGATGCATGTCCTTTAGGTATCTGATTTGTTGATGTGGAATCTTGGTGCTGTTCAGTAGTCAGTATACTCGTCCAAAATGACTTCATAGCTTTctgttctttctttctttttctttttttcatggCTAGTCGTTTCGGTACAAATTTTGTTCATCGTTATTAGATCTGTAAATAGCTTGTGCAATCTAGTTGAATGTCAAACTGGACTCGTTATTGATCCTAATTACATCTCTCTCTTGATGTTGGATTCTGAAGATTGAACACTAGTTTTTCATGTCATTTTGGCTATGATACTTGTGTGTCAATTTTGTATATATAAACATGTAAATTGGAACCTTTTCccttatttttttattgatttttaagggAAGAATGGTGTTGATAAGCTTAAGCTCTATATGGCGATTCCCAGCCAATGTGAAACAATGTCAAAGAGGTAGGTGAGTAAAGACCACCTTTAAATAtttaaaagataaaaagaaagaaaataataataaagtcaTAGGTGAGTAAAGACCACCTTTAAATAtttaaaagataaaaagaaagaaaataataataaagccatCTTTGCAGAAGTGGAATTTCACTCATTATGCTTAATAGTCtctactataaaaaaaaataccactattATTCACTCTTTTATTTTAATGTTAAACATTCTCTatctaccaaaaatacccctcccattatatcaagaaGACCAAcatcctctcttctctctcacgAAACCCTTACCAAAATCTACGGTGAGTGCCAAATTTCTTACTGAAATCGTTGTTTGTTATTTCCATTGTCTCTTTAAATATcccaatatcaaaggcaacatccattttgagggattttggaggagaaaaaacATGGG
The genomic region above belongs to Humulus lupulus chromosome 1, drHumLupu1.1, whole genome shotgun sequence and contains:
- the LOC133798181 gene encoding B3 domain-containing transcription factor VRN1, which produces MQRPYFHKLIVLSIIQAKQLRIPDNFVKKFRDELSTVATITVPDGHIWRVGLKKADNRIWFHDGWQDFVDRYGIRLGYLLIFRYEGNTTFNVFIFNLTTSEINYQGNSMHSSQAIYNNRYQIFEEMEDDSDEIVGFSSGRMATGPLKAKLLGERAEQMTQGKVFNPPSLQNLFNGSKLNCINWGNEGNLDPAKGAGNFQAQNQLTHGVGVQFNVMESKKSGGEVKMNNSEEELRRSKKAGRKKRKIDSNGQESPIKHDETDMRFRFYESASARKRTVTAEERERAISSAKTFEPTNPFCRVVLRPSYLYRGCIMYLPSCFAEKNLNGVSGFIKLQTSDGRQWPVRCLYRGGRAKLSQGWYEFSLENNFGEGDVCVFEMLKMKEVVLKVTVFRVLEDAGLLNHPSHHTVSSSKLIRN